The window GCGGCCGTCCGCGGCGGTCGTCACGCCGTGCCACTCCCCGATCGGCCGATCCGACAGCCAACCCCCGTTTTCGAGCCATCCGGCGCCGTTCGTGGCTTCGTAGAGCGCGACGAGCACGGCCCGGTCCGCCTGGGCCACCGTGACCGTCGAGCTTCCCGCTGCGGAACCCGCCGTGGCCGTGATCGTGGCCGTCCCGTTGCCCACCGCCGTCACGAGACCCGACGCGCTGACCGTCGCCACTCCGGGGCTGCCGGATGTCCAGGTCACCGCAGCCCCCGCCATCACCTGCCCGTTCTGGTCGCGGACCTCCGCCGCGAGCTGCACCGTCGCGCCGAGCGCGGCCAACTCGGCCGCGGCCGGGCTGACCGCGACCGTCGTCGCCCGTGGGGGATCCGGGGGTGGAGGCGGCGGAGGCACCGGATCGGTGGTCGAATCGCCGCAGCCCGCCAGCCACCCTGGACCCGCCAGGACGGCCCCGAGAACGAACGTTCGACGAAGGCTCATTTTACTCCCGAAGGACAACCCCCTGGGCGTGGGTCGCACCCATGGCGCCCCGGTTCACCAGCCAGATGTCGACCAGCCGTTCCAGAAGATCACTCACGGTCGTTCTCTGATGGCGGTCGGGTCGTGGGAGAGGCCGGACAGGAGCGCCGGGATGTCCGCCGGCCCTCCGTTACACCGCTGGAGGACGTCGAAGATCTTGTCCCGGGCGTCGATGCCCCCGCGATAGATCGCCGTCGTGGCGCCGCCGGGAAGCGGCCACTCGATCGAGACCTCCTGATTCTCGAGGCTCAGCGCAACGAGGAAGTCGACGCGTTGCTCGCCGTCGATGCGGGCCGTCCACACGCCCCAGGGCGGGAACTGGTGCATGCCGATCTGGTCCACGGGCCTGAGCGGCGCCACGAGCCACTGCGCGGGGACGAGCGTGGTATGGCGGGCGTTGAAGCCGGCGCCTCCCTCGAGCCGCGCGCCGCCGGATATGAAGGCGAAATCCACCGACGCGTAGGTGGCGGTGCAGAAGACGGCCACCTGGCTCACGATCCCCAACCCGCCGAGGTCCGGCTCGTGGGCGGACACAACCTGCCAGCCGCTCTCCTCGCCCAGCTTCATCGGCTCGATCGTCCACGACTCGGGAGCGAATACCATCTCCGTCGACGTGCACTCCGACAGTACCGCCTCCAGGGCGTCGCGTTCGGCCTCGTCCACGGTGAGTTCGTACTTGCGGCGCACGGCCACGACAGCACCCGCGTACCAGCAGCGGTTGAAGTCCGGCAGCCACTCCGCCGCGTCGTTCTCCGCCTTCACGCCGCGGTCCAGCGTCGGCGATGCCAGGGTGAGGTTCACGAGATCGCGGGCGAACGCCCTGCGCTGGGTCCTGCCCCACGTGCACCCGCCGGAATCGTGCACCTCCGTCTTGGACACGATGTGGTCGACGGAGACGTCCAGGAGGCCCCCGTAGTAGATCCCCGTATAAGGAGTGTAGATGCGGTCATCCATCGCGGCCACGATCTCCACGGCCAGCGCGTCAGGATGCCGGTAGTCCTCCGGATCGTAGGTAGAGCAGCGGTCCTCGGGCTCGACCACGAGCCCGCGCCACGTCCCCGGCGGCGCGGCGGCCCTGACCCATACCGTAGTTGAAGAGGCGGTTGCTGGTTCGGCGATGATGATGGTCAGCGTGTCGCCGGATACGGCATACGAGCCCTCGCCGGACACCTGCCCGGTCTGCTCCCAGCGTCGGTCGCCATGCACGGTATACGAGCCCTGGTCCGTGATGACGCTGGCCGGGGTGGTCACGGTCACGCCGTAGCGACCGACCGCGGAGGTGCCGACGGGCGCCCGCTGATCCAGTTCCAGCGTGCCCGAGACCGTAGGCCGGGTGAGTTCGACACCGCCCGTCGCCGCGCCGATGATGCTCTCGAGTCCGTAGTAGCCCGTGAGATCCGGCGGCGGCGGCGGCGGCGAGACCGTGATTTCGGTCGTTCCCTCCGCGACGCCGGAGACCGCGGCGATCGTCGCCGCCCCCTCGGCCAGCGCCTTCACGAGGCCCGTTTCGTTCACCGATGCGATGGTCGTATCGCTCGAGGTCCAGGTGAATGTGACCCCCGCAATCGCGTGTTGGTTGGCGTCGGTGGCCGTCGCGGCCAGGCGCACGGTATCTCCGGGAGAGAGGGTCGCCATCTGCGGCAGAACCTCCACCGCAGCCGCCCGTTGCACCACCACGAGCGACGCCCTTCCCGACGCTCCGTCCGACGTTGCCCTGATGTCCGCGCTTCCGTTGTCCACGGCCGTCGCCAGACCGTCCTCGTCCACCGTCACGACGCTTTCGTCGGTGGACGACCACATGAACTCCGCGTCCGCCACCACGTGGCCGTTCGCGTCCACTGCCTCGGCCGCGAGGCGCACGGTGTCGCCCAGCGCCGTCAGCGTGTCGGCAGCGGGCGAAACGTCGACCGAACTCGCCATCTGATCCACGTGGACGAGGGCCGTGCCGGACGCGTTCCCCGATGTCGCCGTGATCGTCGCCTCGCCGTTGCCGACTGCCGTCACACGGCCGTTCGCGCCCACGGTCGCAACTGATGTTTCCCCGCTCGACCAGACCACGGACACCCCGGACACCGGGCGGCCGAGCTGGTCCAGCACTTCGGCCGAGAACTGCACGGTTTGGCCGACCGCCGTAAGCGTGGCCGTCCCGGGCGTCACCGTCAGTCGCGTGGGCGCGACCGCCGTCACCTCGACCGCGAAGGTCACCGACGCCGACAGACCGCCCGGATCCGTCGCCGTAATCGTGATCGCTGCTGCGCCCGGCGAGACACCCGTCACCGACAGCTCACTACCCGAGAACGTGGCCGCCGCAACGGCTTCGTTGGAGGAGCGCGCCGTGTACGTAAGAGCGTCTCCGTCCGGGTCCGAAAATGCCCCCGTGACATCCACCGTGATGGTCACGCCTTCGATCACCGTCTGGTCGGGGATCGGTGCCGCCGCCATCGGGGGCCCGTTCGCCGGAGTGGGCGGCGTGGGTTCCACCGAGTCGCCGCCGCCACAGGCAGCGGCGACAGCGGCGACTCCGATCAGAAGGCGTATCCTCGCCGACGCGCGCGGGTGGCTGTCGCGGAGATGGGTGCTGAGGCGATCGCGCTGTGTCGAGTCCGGGGTCCACTCACGGTCATGCATCGTGTTCTCACCATGAAGGGGCGGGATGGAGTGTGTCTAGGAAAAGAGAGGGGCCCGGCGCAGGCGCCGGGCCCCTCTCCAACTTCGACCGGTACTGACGCCGCTTTCGCGGCTCCGGCGGTTACGAGTCGTCGTTGTCGGTGATCGCCAGCTTGACGCTACCGAAGGTGTACGCCTTGGCTCCGATAGTGACGTTGGCGGCCGTGAACTCGATCGTCTCGCCATCGTCGTCGTCGGCGTCATCCAAGATCGTCACCGTCGTGGTCGCCGTACCGACCGTTCCTCCCGCATCGATCCTAAGCTCCACGGGGGTCGTGGCCGTGTAGTCGGTGTCCGCAACAGCCCCATCAGCACCGGCAATCGCTACCGAGGCGGTGACGATCCCGCTCACCGCGCTCTTCGCCGTGGCCGTGATCGTGAGGGTTACAGCACCGTCACCCTCAGCCGCGGCGGACTGACTCAGCGACAGCTGAATGTCCGGATCGTCGTCGATGATCATGATCTCCGCCGGCGCGTAGTACACCGCGGCGGGAGCGCTTCCGCTGACGTTTACCGAGATCGAATCGTTCTGCTCGTCCTGGTTGCCGTCATCGGTGGCATCCACTTCGACGGTGTCCGTCACCGACGTCATACCGGCAGGGATCGTCATGTCGATCGCAGTGATGGCCGTGAAATCATCCGCGGTCGCAGCCCCGCCAGCAGTGAACTGCACGCTGATTGGGCTGGCGTTGGGGGCCCCCGTCAAGGTCACCGCCACCTTCACGGCATCGTCATCCTCGCGCACCGACGGCGTATTCACGGAGATCGCGTAGTCGTCGTCCATCACGCGCACCGCGAAGTCGGTGTCGTCAAAGCCCGTCGCCTTATGGGTCAGGCTGTGCATCTCGGACATGATGTTCAGGTCGTGCGCGTTGGTGACTGCCACCGAGACCGTATCCGTCGCCGACGCGAACTCCAGCGTGCCGCCGCCGGACTCCGCCGCCGTCACGGTCGCCGGGCCATCGATCATCAGCGCGAGCGGGTACGTCGCACTCGACGGCGCATCCTTCAGCGTGACGTGGTAGACGTTATCGGTCGTCGCGCCCTCGCCCACGCTCAGCGAATCGGCAGCCGTCGCCGTCGCTGGATCCGCGTCGTCCGTTCGCGTCTGGAACTCGAACGTCGGACCCGGAGGTGGCGGTGCCGGACCTTCCGGCCACTGCACGCTGAACTGGCCGACATCGTACAGCGCGCCGTTGCCGTCGCCCCGGCCGTCGCTATCCGTGGCCGAGTCTTCGACATCGAGGAGGAAGCAGTACGTCTCGGGACCGGCGCCCGTACCCGTGGGCCTCCGGATCGTGAACGACTCATCGAACTCGATCGAGTTCGTGTCGTTCTCGAGATCCCGCTTGTTGCGGGCCACGCGACCCGTCCGGCCCTGCGAGAGCGTATCGCCGGATGCGCAGGCGTCGCCGGCTGCCGCGATCTTCCGGATGCTCAGCTCCGCTTTCTGGATCACGGAACCGTCGGAGATGACGCCGCCGACGGTCGCGAGCACGGAGGGCGAATTGGTGAAGCCGATGTCCGACTGGCTCTTGCTCACCACGAACTCCGGATCCTTCGTGTCGCGCACGAAGGTGAAGCTCGTCACCCCGTAGTTGGCGGGCGATGAGCCGTCCGGAACCGCGACGGACACCGTGTGCCTGCCGTCCTCACCGGCCGAAGCGCCCACCCGCGAGGTGCGGCCGACATGCGTCGGAATCATGACCAGTCCGTCGCTCTCCGACACGAAGCTGTCGCCGATCCAGTAGGCGCGGCTACGGCTGGAACCGGCCCAGGCGAGGATTCCGGCGGCATTGACGCCGGTGCCCGCTTCGCCCGTCTCGAGATCGGGATCCTCGACTTCGAACGTGAGCATGGAGCCGCCCTTCAGCACCAGCACCTCGTCGGGCTCCTGATCGTCGATCACGGGACTCCCTCGGTCGACGCCGAAGTGCCCGGCCGTCTGGATCCGAACCGTGCTCATGCTCCTCGAGTTCCCCAGCGGGTCGGTCAGAGACTGCAGCTCGGCGGTGTAGCAATCCACGCCGCCATCGTCGCTCAGCTCTCCGGCGACCGCATCGTCCTCGGGGATGTCGCCGACCACGTTGGCGTCGTCGACCACGGCCACGAACGGCGTGCCCGCGCCCGCCCGGCCGCCGTCAACGTTGGCCCCGACGGAGCAGTCACCGACCGCGATGACCTGGGTGTTGTTTCCTCTCGCACCACCGGAACCCATTTCAGTGACGTTGGAGACGGAGACGCTCTGCGCCCGGCCGCTCTTCACGTCGGAGTAGTATGTCCCCGCGACGACGGCTGCACCGCCGATCTGCACTTCGGATGGCGCGTCTGCGCCACCGAGCCGCGGCGAAGCGAAGTCGAAGTAGACCGGGCCGATCTTGGTCAGGTCGTTCTCCATGTCGCCCGGCATGAACTTGTCCGTGATGTCGAGCCCGTCGGGATCGCTGATCGTGCCGTCCTGGATGATCCAGTGCCCGCCGTGACCGTCCATTGCCCGGTCCTCGGTGAGGGCGTTCTGGCTCGACAGAACCGTCCACGTGAACGGCGCTTCGCTGTCCGTGCGACGTGCGCCGTTGTACTCGCCGTAGCGCCCCGTCCGGTGGGTCCGGAAGGACAGGTTGTCACCGTACGAGCCGTCGCCCTTCATCGTGTCCGTCATGCCACGCAGGCCGATCGCACCAACCATCGTCCCATCGAAGGCCACCGGACACACGTCGAACGTGTTCAAGTTGTCGTCGCTGGAAGGACCGCCGTAGTACGTCACGCCCGAAACGACGAGCGACGTGCCACCGGGATTGTGATCGATCATCACGTAGTTGGAGTTCTTCAACGTGATCATCTGGGTGGCGAGGGCCTCGCGTGTCGACCCGTCGGACGTCGTGATCCGCGCGCCGAGTTCGTGCACTCCGTTGGCAAACCGGGGATCGAGCTGCATGCCCATGCACTCGCCGGCCACCTGGTCGGTGTCGAAGAAGCACTCGATCTCGACCGAGCTGCCGGAGTCGGCAACACCCGGCACCACGCCGGTCGGTGCGGCGGCATCGCTCGAAGCGCCGCGACAGGAGATGACCTCGTCGCCCAGCATGAGGTCGACGCCCGTCACCGTCTCGTCGTTGTACTGCACGTCGAGAAGGACGGAGATGTCGCCGGCCACGTTGCTCGGGTCGACCGAAGTGTTGCGGTCGCCGACTTCCCGCAGACCGAAGATCGTCACGGTCGCTTGCTGGACCCCCTCGTCCTCGTCCTTGACCTCAACGCCGAACGCCTGCGCCGCGGAGGCGCCGTCCGGGTCGCTGGCCGTCACTGTCACAACCGCGTTACCCACGGCCACAGCCGTGACCGTCGCGACCGTGCCCTCCATGGAGACCGTCGCCACGTCGGAGTTCGAGCTTGACGCGGCGTAGGTCAGTGCGTCGCCATCGTCGTCGCGGAAGTAGCCGGCCACGTCCTGCGTGACCGTACCACCCACGACCACCGAGTGCGCCGGGATCGTCCCCTGCGGCGCCGGAGCCTGGTTAACAGGCGGAGGCGGCGGAGGCGGCGGCGGAGGCGGCGGTGGAGGCGGAGGCGGCGGTGGAATTACCGGCGCCGGAATGGGCGGAATGTCCGGAAACGGCGGCGTGACGACCTCGACGGTGTCACCGCAAGCGCCGATGGTCAGGACCGCCCCGACCGTCAACAGCCTTTTGGTACCCTTTTTCATTCTTCACTCCTCCTAGGATGGAGTCCTTCGGGTGTATGGCTGACTCGATCGATCAACATACCACCGTTAACCAACGATGCACCACACCCCAGCCCGTGAAATCGGGCTGAACATACCAACGGCCTTGCAGGGTGGCAAGAGCGCCGGAAGCCGCAAAAACACCTTGTTTTCGTCGATGTTTCCTTCGGTCGAGCAAGTCCGTGAACCCATCACTTCGGATCACGTTTTTTCGGGGGGATCGAGGCAGGCCCCTCCACACTCTCCACCACCCAGTCCCCCGCGTAACCTGGAGTATCGCACCGATTCGCACCTGCCGTCAAGTTTTCCGCCAAGTGTTGCTGCGCCGGACCGCGCGCTGATACGGGGCCCTACACCGATCATATGGCCAGGGTTCCGCTCGACTTCGGGGTCGATTCCCGGCTCGATTCGGGCAGGAGCGAGGCGAGGTGGCGGCCGGTGTGGCTGCCCGGGGTCGCGGCCACGAGTTCCGGGGGGCCCTCCGCGACGACGAGGCCGCCGCCCGCCCCTCCCTCCGGTCCCATGTCGATGACCCAGTCCGCCGTCTTCACGACGTCCATGTGGTGCTCGATGACGATGATCGTGTTGCCGCGGTCGGCGAGCCGGTGGAGGACGCGGAGGAGGAGGCGCACGTCCTCGAAGTGGAGGCCGGTGGTGGGCTCGTCGAGGATGTAGATGGTGCGGCCGGTGCTCGTCTTCGCGAGTTCGGTGGCGAGCTTCACGCGCTGGGCCTCGCCGCCGGACAGCGTGGTGGCGGGCTGGCCCAGCGTCACGTAGCCGAGGCCGACGTCGGAGAGGGTGCCCAGGCGGCGCTTCACGGACGGCACGGCGTCGAAGAATTCGAGCGCCTCGTCCACGCTCATCGCGAGCACGTCGGCGATGCTCCGCCCGCGGTAGAGGACCTCGAGCGTCTCCCGGTTGTAGCGGCGCCCCCGGCAGATGTCGCAGGGGACGTACACGTCGGGCAGGAAGTGCATCTCGATCTTCACGAGGCCGTCGCCGCGGCAGGGTTCGCAGCGCCCGCCCTTCACGTTGAAGCTGAACCGCCCGGGCGCGTAGCCGCGGATGTTCGACTCGGGCAGGCGGGCGAAGAGTTCGCGGATGGGGGTGAAGAGGCCGGTGTAGGTGGCCGGGTTCGAGCGCGGGGTGCGGCCGATGGGGCTCTGGTCGACGTCGATGACCTTGTCGAAGAGGTCGATGCCCTCGATCGCGTCGTGGGCGCCGGGGACGAGCTTGGAGCGGTAGATCTCGCGCGCGAGGCGGCGGTAGAGGATCTGCTCGACGAGGGTGGACTTGCCGGAGCCGGACACGCCGGTGACGCAGATGAAGGTGCCGAGCGGAAACTCGACGTCGATCGCCCGCAGGTTGTGCTCGCGGGCGCCGCGCACGACGAGGCGGCCGCCTTCCGGCGGGCGGCGGCGTTCGGGGACGGCGATTTCGCGCTCGCCGCGCAGGTAGGCGGCGGTGAGGGAGCGGTCGTCGGCCAGGAGCCGGTCGATGTCGCCGGAGACGACGACTTCCCCGCCCTCGCGCCCGGCCCCGGGCCCCATGTCGACGATGTGGTCGGCGCGACGGATGGTGAGTTCGTCGTGCTCGACGACGAGAACGGTGTTTCCGAGGTCGCGCAGGGCGCCGAGCGTCTGCAGGAGCTTGCGGTTGTCGCGCGGGTGGAGGCCGATGCTGGGTTCGTCGAGGACGTAGAGGACGCCGACGAGGCGGCTACCGATCTGGGTGGCGAGGCGGATGCGCTGGGCCTCGCCGCCGGAGAGGGTGCCGGCCGAACGCGCGAGGGTGAGGTAGCCGAGGCCGACGTGGTCGAGGAATTCGAGGCGCTCGACGACTTCCTTGAGGATGGGGACGCGGATCTCGGCCGCCTGGCCGCCGGCTTCACGGGCTTCGGCGAGCCAGCCGCCGAGGAGGGGGCGGAGTTCGGCCACGGATTGCGCGGTGAGCGCGGGGAGGGAGAGTCCCTCGAGGGTCACGGCCCGGCTCTCGGGGCGCAGGCGGCCGCCGTCGCAGGCGAGACAGGTGGAGAGCGTCATGTACTCCTCGAGCGCGAGGCGCACGCGCTCGCTCGTCGTGTCGTGGTAGCGGCGCAGGGTGGCGGCGACGGCTCCTTCCCATCCCACGTCGGTGTCGCCGTAGAGGATCGCCTCCTGCTGGTCGGCGTCGAGGTCGCCCCAGACGGTGTTGAGGTCGAAGTCGAGCTTGCGCGCGAGGCGGGCGAGGGCGTGGCGGCGGCCGCTCCAGCTCGGGGTCCCCAGGGGGAGGAGGACGCCCTCGAGGATGGAGATCTGGTCTCCGCCCACGATGAGGTCGGCGTTGGGGACGCGCTGATGGCCGAGGCCGTCGCACTCCTGGCAGGCGCCGAAGGGGGAGTTGAAGGAGAACTGCCGGGGCTCGAGTTCGGGCATGCCGAGGCCGCAGCCGGGACAGGCGTAGCGCTCGCTGAAGAGGTGGATGCCGTCTTCGTCGCCCCCGGCATCTCCGTTCTCCAGGGCGACCTCGGCGACGCCGTCGGCCATGCGGAGGGCGGTGGCCACAGAGTCCGAGAGGCGCTCGCGGTCGGAGGCGCGCACGACGAGCCGGTCGACGACGACGGAGATGTCGTGGTTCCG is drawn from Candidatus Palauibacter polyketidifaciens and contains these coding sequences:
- a CDS encoding Ig-like domain-containing protein, whose translation is MVVGGTVTQDVAGYFRDDDGDALTYAASSSNSDVATVSMEGTVATVTAVAVGNAVVTVTASDPDGASAAQAFGVEVKDEDEGVQQATVTIFGLREVGDRNTSVDPSNVAGDISVLLDVQYNDETVTGVDLMLGDEVISCRGASSDAAAPTGVVPGVADSGSSVEIECFFDTDQVAGECMGMQLDPRFANGVHELGARITTSDGSTREALATQMITLKNSNYVMIDHNPGGTSLVVSGVTYYGGPSSDDNLNTFDVCPVAFDGTMVGAIGLRGMTDTMKGDGSYGDNLSFRTHRTGRYGEYNGARRTDSEAPFTWTVLSSQNALTEDRAMDGHGGHWIIQDGTISDPDGLDITDKFMPGDMENDLTKIGPVYFDFASPRLGGADAPSEVQIGGAAVVAGTYYSDVKSGRAQSVSVSNVTEMGSGGARGNNTQVIAVGDCSVGANVDGGRAGAGTPFVAVVDDANVVGDIPEDDAVAGELSDDGGVDCYTAELQSLTDPLGNSRSMSTVRIQTAGHFGVDRGSPVIDDQEPDEVLVLKGGSMLTFEVEDPDLETGEAGTGVNAAGILAWAGSSRSRAYWIGDSFVSESDGLVMIPTHVGRTSRVGASAGEDGRHTVSVAVPDGSSPANYGVTSFTFVRDTKDPEFVVSKSQSDIGFTNSPSVLATVGGVISDGSVIQKAELSIRKIAAAGDACASGDTLSQGRTGRVARNKRDLENDTNSIEFDESFTIRRPTGTGAGPETYCFLLDVEDSATDSDGRGDGNGALYDVGQFSVQWPEGPAPPPPGPTFEFQTRTDDADPATATAADSLSVGEGATTDNVYHVTLKDAPSSATYPLALMIDGPATVTAAESGGGTLEFASATDTVSVAVTNAHDLNIMSEMHSLTHKATGFDDTDFAVRVMDDDYAISVNTPSVREDDDAVKVAVTLTGAPNASPISVQFTAGGAATADDFTAITAIDMTIPAGMTSVTDTVEVDATDDGNQDEQNDSISVNVSGSAPAAVYYAPAEIMIIDDDPDIQLSLSQSAAAEGDGAVTLTITATAKSAVSGIVTASVAIAGADGAVADTDYTATTPVELRIDAGGTVGTATTTVTILDDADDDDGETIEFTAANVTIGAKAYTFGSVKLAITDNDDS
- a CDS encoding Ig-like domain-containing protein, with the translated sequence MEPTPPTPANGPPMAAAPIPDQTVIEGVTITVDVTGAFSDPDGDALTYTARSSNEAVAAATFSGSELSVTGVSPGAAAITITATDPGGLSASVTFAVEVTAVAPTRLTVTPGTATLTAVGQTVQFSAEVLDQLGRPVSGVSVVWSSGETSVATVGANGRVTAVGNGEATITATSGNASGTALVHVDQMASSVDVSPAADTLTALGDTVRLAAEAVDANGHVVADAEFMWSSTDESVVTVDEDGLATAVDNGSADIRATSDGASGRASLVVVQRAAAVEVLPQMATLSPGDTVRLAATATDANQHAIAGVTFTWTSSDTTIASVNETGLVKALAEGAATIAAVSGVAEGTTEITVSPPPPPPDLTGYYGLESIIGAATGGVELTRPTVSGTLELDQRAPVGTSAVGRYGVTVTTPASVITDQGSYTVHGDRRWEQTGQVSGEGSYAVSGDTLTIIIAEPATASSTTVWVRAAAPPGTWRGLVVEPEDRCSTYDPEDYRHPDALAVEIVAAMDDRIYTPYTGIYYGGLLDVSVDHIVSKTEVHDSGGCTWGRTQRRAFARDLVNLTLASPTLDRGVKAENDAAEWLPDFNRCWYAGAVVAVRRKYELTVDEAERDALEAVLSECTSTEMVFAPESWTIEPMKLGEESGWQVVSAHEPDLGGLGIVSQVAVFCTATYASVDFAFISGGARLEGGAGFNARHTTLVPAQWLVAPLRPVDQIGMHQFPPWGVWTARIDGEQRVDFLVALSLENQEVSIEWPLPGGATTAIYRGGIDARDKIFDVLQRCNGGPADIPALLSGLSHDPTAIRERP
- the uvrA gene encoding excinuclease ABC subunit UvrA, producing MEETRENSNPTGADRTGANGADAADGGGALIVRGAREHNLRDVDVELPRDRLIVVTGLSGSGKSSLAFDTIYAEGQRRYVESLSAYARQFLGVMEKPDVDVIEGLSPAIAIEQRTAGGNPRSTVGTVTEIYDYLRLLWARAGTPHCPSCGRPVRPQSPSEIAQQILGWPAGARIEVRAPLVRGRKGEFRDLFERTLSDGFVRARVDGELVDLSDPPLLNRRRNHDISVVVDRLVVRASDRERLSDSVATALRMADGVAEVALENGDAGGDEDGIHLFSERYACPGCGLGMPELEPRQFSFNSPFGACQECDGLGHQRVPNADLIVGGDQISILEGVLLPLGTPSWSGRRHALARLARKLDFDLNTVWGDLDADQQEAILYGDTDVGWEGAVAATLRRYHDTTSERVRLALEEYMTLSTCLACDGGRLRPESRAVTLEGLSLPALTAQSVAELRPLLGGWLAEAREAGGQAAEIRVPILKEVVERLEFLDHVGLGYLTLARSAGTLSGGEAQRIRLATQIGSRLVGVLYVLDEPSIGLHPRDNRKLLQTLGALRDLGNTVLVVEHDELTIRRADHIVDMGPGAGREGGEVVVSGDIDRLLADDRSLTAAYLRGEREIAVPERRRPPEGGRLVVRGAREHNLRAIDVEFPLGTFICVTGVSGSGKSTLVEQILYRRLAREIYRSKLVPGAHDAIEGIDLFDKVIDVDQSPIGRTPRSNPATYTGLFTPIRELFARLPESNIRGYAPGRFSFNVKGGRCEPCRGDGLVKIEMHFLPDVYVPCDICRGRRYNRETLEVLYRGRSIADVLAMSVDEALEFFDAVPSVKRRLGTLSDVGLGYVTLGQPATTLSGGEAQRVKLATELAKTSTGRTIYILDEPTTGLHFEDVRLLLRVLHRLADRGNTIIVIEHHMDVVKTADWVIDMGPEGGAGGGLVVAEGPPELVAATPGSHTGRHLASLLPESSRESTPKSSGTLAI